One window of Nocardia sp. NBC_00508 genomic DNA carries:
- a CDS encoding acid phosphatase, which produces MSVHDGVRLVLLRHGETAWSRERRHTGRTDLPLTEHGERQAEAAGRLLDALKLRNPLVHTSPRQRAVRTAELAGLTGAVIDTDLAEWDYGAYEGLTTPQIRESAPGWTIWTGDVPDGESADQVSARADRALATVAPVLSERDIVLVGHGHFSRALIARWAEFDVREGCRFAMSTGALTVLGYEHDARTIHAHNLVPNGASL; this is translated from the coding sequence ATGTCCGTACACGATGGCGTCCGCTTGGTCCTGCTCCGGCACGGCGAAACAGCCTGGTCCCGCGAGCGGCGCCATACCGGTCGCACCGATCTGCCGCTCACCGAGCACGGCGAGCGGCAGGCCGAGGCCGCCGGGCGCCTGCTGGACGCGCTGAAGCTGCGAAATCCGCTGGTGCACACCAGCCCTCGGCAACGCGCGGTGCGCACCGCCGAGCTGGCCGGGCTCACCGGCGCCGTGATCGACACCGACCTCGCCGAATGGGACTACGGCGCCTACGAGGGCTTGACCACCCCGCAGATCCGCGAGTCCGCGCCCGGCTGGACCATCTGGACCGGCGATGTGCCCGACGGCGAGTCCGCGGATCAGGTCAGCGCGCGAGCCGACCGGGCGCTGGCCACCGTTGCGCCGGTGCTTTCCGAGCGGGATATCGTGCTGGTGGGGCACGGCCACTTCTCCCGCGCGCTGATCGCCCGATGGGCCGAATTCGACGTCAGGGAGGGCTGCCGTTTCGCCATGTCGACCGGTGCGCTGACCGTACTCGGCTACGAGCACGACGCGCGCACCATCCACGCGCACAACCTGGTACCCAACGGAGCATCACTGTGA
- a CDS encoding nitroreductase/quinone reductase family protein, with product MSETESTASESNPTSYDDPDAPWNQEYSDAEIAHWNNGVIQEFRDNSGKVGGAYEGGELLLLTTTGAKSGKPHVVPLGLLRRGEILYVSSFIEGKYPAWYYNVKADSRVTIELGSTTYHASARALEGAEYDEFVGWVVANNPLLAEYQAKVTRSLPLVVLELGKPIRP from the coding sequence ATGAGCGAAACCGAGTCCACCGCATCGGAATCCAACCCCACGTCCTACGACGACCCGGACGCGCCGTGGAATCAGGAATACTCCGATGCGGAGATCGCCCACTGGAACAACGGCGTGATCCAGGAGTTCCGCGACAACAGCGGCAAGGTCGGCGGAGCCTACGAAGGCGGTGAACTGTTGCTGCTCACCACCACCGGGGCCAAAAGCGGTAAACCGCACGTGGTCCCGCTCGGCCTGCTGCGGCGTGGCGAAATCTTGTACGTGAGTTCGTTCATCGAGGGCAAGTACCCGGCCTGGTACTACAACGTGAAAGCCGATTCCCGCGTCACCATCGAGTTGGGTTCGACCACCTACCACGCCAGTGCGCGTGCGCTCGAGGGCGCCGAGTACGACGAGTTCGTGGGCTGGGTGGTGGCGAACAATCCGTTGCTCGCGGAGTACCAGGCCAAGGTCACCCGTTCGTTGCCGCTGGTTGTCCTCGAACTCGGGAAGCCGATCCGGCCGTGA
- a CDS encoding Rv3212 family protein, which translates to MLAPERRTRADIIAAVAIAVLVVVAGVVVWVRGDAHGTESVTAATTVTTPVAAERLPTSLRELWHAPDSASARALVSGGVAVTGADDTVIGRDPRTGDQLWKYRRDLPLCGIEGQYGMVVAVYRDDRGCSQTTLLSGDSGDRRTARSSYMDSSVRLSVDGTYVLAQGPRRLEMWRSDLVRTVEYGFVDAPVNVKTQPRRGCTLLSSSSSPSRLAVLERCPADPANRLTVLNPAPKDNTVPEEYGSHVLTGTGMDSADATVVAVSDSRIVLYVPGISAGAESLPPRLAVYDGNGNPIVVHQLSAPLSQDATTTRIGSAYLVFTGNSVIALNGSTFDPLWTSGTALGAPALMAGKLLLPTTGALAILDPATGAEVGRIPVERPGYTGRPISLAVLGNTVLELRDGELHALG; encoded by the coding sequence GTGCTCGCACCCGAGCGGCGGACACGCGCCGACATCATCGCTGCCGTGGCGATCGCGGTTCTCGTGGTGGTCGCGGGGGTCGTGGTCTGGGTGCGCGGAGACGCGCACGGCACCGAATCGGTGACCGCGGCGACCACCGTGACCACCCCGGTCGCGGCCGAGCGGCTGCCCACTTCGCTGCGCGAACTGTGGCACGCGCCGGACAGCGCGAGCGCGCGAGCGCTCGTGTCCGGCGGCGTCGCGGTCACCGGCGCCGACGACACCGTCATCGGCCGCGATCCACGCACCGGCGATCAGCTCTGGAAGTACCGGCGCGACCTGCCGCTGTGCGGGATCGAGGGACAGTACGGCATGGTCGTGGCGGTGTACCGCGACGACCGCGGCTGCAGCCAGACCACGTTGCTGTCCGGGGACAGCGGCGACCGTCGCACCGCGCGCAGCAGCTACATGGATTCGAGCGTGCGGCTGTCGGTCGACGGTACCTACGTCCTCGCGCAGGGACCGCGGCGGCTGGAGATGTGGCGGTCGGATCTGGTGCGCACCGTGGAGTACGGCTTCGTCGACGCGCCGGTGAACGTGAAGACCCAACCGCGTAGAGGCTGCACGCTGCTCTCGTCGAGTTCCAGTCCGTCCCGGCTCGCCGTGCTGGAACGCTGCCCCGCCGACCCGGCCAACCGGCTCACCGTGCTCAACCCGGCGCCGAAGGACAACACGGTGCCCGAGGAGTACGGCTCGCACGTATTGACCGGCACCGGAATGGATTCCGCGGACGCCACGGTGGTCGCGGTATCCGACAGCCGAATCGTGCTGTACGTCCCGGGCATCTCCGCGGGCGCGGAGTCGCTGCCACCGCGCCTGGCGGTCTACGACGGAAACGGAAACCCCATCGTGGTGCATCAGCTTTCGGCGCCGCTGAGCCAGGACGCCACGACCACCCGGATCGGATCGGCCTACCTGGTCTTCACCGGCAACAGCGTGATCGCCTTGAACGGCAGCACATTCGACCCGCTGTGGACCTCCGGTACCGCCCTCGGCGCGCCCGCGCTCATGGCGGGCAAACTGCTGCTGCCCACCACCGGCGCGCTCGCCATCCTCGACCCGGCCACGGGTGCCGAGGTCGGGCGCATCCCGGTGGAGCGTCCGGGCTACACCGGCAGGCCCATCTCCCTTGCGGTACTGGGTAACACCGTGCTCGAACTGCGCGACGGCGAGCTGCACGCCCTCGGCTGA
- a CDS encoding DEAD/DEAH box helicase: protein MADTLLTAELDATHTAPTFTELGVRAEIVRALGEIGIERTFAIQELTLPLALAGEDLIGQARTGMGKTFGFGVPLLHRIATAESGTTPLDGTPRALVIVPTRELCLQVTKDLENAGKYLTNHQGPLRVASIYGGRPYEAQIEALRTGVDVVVGTPGRLLDLADQQHLILGKIGVLVLDEADEMLDLGFLPDIERILGMVPDKRQTMLFSATMPGPIITLARTFLTRPTHIRAEEPHDSAVHDRTAQFVYRAHALDKGELIARILQADSRGATMIFTRTKRTAQKVADELAERGFAVGAVHGDLGQIAREKALTKFRKGTIDVLVATDVAARGIDIDDVTHVVNYQCPEDEKTYVHRIGRTGRAGRTGVAVTLIDWDELTRWSAINSALGLGIPDPVETYSRSPHLYSELGIPEGVTGLVRKPKPERDPDEVVAERPARAPRKRNRKRTRGGQPIDGTPDVAESGDDSDADDAVPATADTDTADRPARRRRRRRKPAGDATEQPATDEGADASTEGGADEAESADRPARRRRRRRRSAEGEAAADGAESTAQAAAAASA, encoded by the coding sequence CTGGCGGACACCCTGTTGACGGCCGAACTGGACGCAACGCATACCGCCCCGACTTTCACCGAATTGGGCGTGCGCGCGGAAATCGTCCGCGCACTCGGCGAGATCGGCATCGAACGTACTTTCGCCATTCAAGAACTGACCCTCCCGCTGGCGCTCGCCGGCGAGGATCTCATCGGTCAGGCCCGCACCGGTATGGGTAAAACCTTCGGATTCGGCGTGCCGCTGTTGCACCGCATCGCGACCGCCGAATCCGGTACGACGCCGTTGGACGGCACGCCGCGAGCGCTGGTCATCGTGCCGACGCGGGAGCTGTGCCTCCAGGTCACCAAGGACCTGGAGAACGCGGGCAAATACCTGACCAACCACCAGGGACCACTGCGCGTCGCGTCGATCTACGGCGGGCGCCCCTACGAGGCGCAGATCGAGGCGCTGCGCACGGGGGTGGACGTGGTGGTCGGCACGCCGGGCCGACTACTCGACCTCGCCGACCAGCAGCACCTGATCCTCGGCAAGATCGGCGTGCTCGTGCTCGACGAAGCCGACGAGATGCTCGACCTGGGCTTCCTTCCGGACATCGAGCGCATTCTCGGCATGGTCCCGGACAAGCGCCAGACCATGCTGTTCTCGGCGACCATGCCCGGCCCGATCATCACGCTGGCGCGCACCTTCCTCACCCGCCCGACGCACATTCGGGCCGAGGAGCCGCACGACTCCGCCGTGCACGACCGCACAGCGCAGTTCGTCTACCGCGCCCACGCCCTGGACAAGGGCGAGCTGATCGCCCGCATTCTGCAGGCCGACAGCCGCGGCGCCACGATGATCTTCACGCGCACCAAGCGCACCGCGCAGAAGGTGGCCGACGAGCTGGCCGAGCGCGGGTTCGCGGTCGGTGCGGTCCACGGCGACCTCGGGCAGATCGCACGCGAGAAGGCGCTGACCAAGTTCCGCAAGGGCACCATCGACGTGCTCGTCGCGACCGACGTCGCGGCGCGTGGCATCGACATCGACGACGTCACGCACGTCGTCAACTACCAGTGCCCGGAGGACGAGAAGACCTACGTGCACCGGATCGGCCGCACCGGCCGGGCCGGACGCACCGGCGTCGCGGTGACCCTGATCGACTGGGACGAGCTCACCCGCTGGTCGGCGATAAACAGCGCGCTCGGACTCGGTATCCCCGATCCGGTCGAGACGTACTCGCGCTCGCCGCACCTCTACTCGGAGCTCGGCATTCCCGAGGGCGTGACCGGCCTGGTGCGCAAGCCGAAGCCGGAGCGCGACCCGGACGAGGTCGTGGCCGAGCGCCCGGCCCGCGCCCCACGCAAGCGCAACCGCAAGCGCACCCGTGGCGGTCAGCCGATCGACGGCACGCCCGACGTCGCCGAGAGCGGCGACGACAGCGACGCCGACGATGCCGTACCGGCTACCGCCGACACGGATACCGCGGACCGGCCCGCGCGACGCAGGCGCAGGCGGCGCAAGCCAGCCGGTGACGCGACAGAACAGCCCGCGACCGACGAAGGCGCCGACGCTTCGACCGAGGGCGGTGCCGACGAGGCCGAGTCCGCCGACCGGCCTGCGCGTCGTCGGCGCAGGCGGCGCAGGTCCGCGGAGGGCGAAGCGGCGGCCGACGGCGCCGAGAGCACGGCCCAGGCCGCCGCTGCCGCGTCGGCCTGA
- a CDS encoding SCO6745 family protein has translation MAIHPARQIWATLEPLHDVVYFGTGVKEAGVGIGLRGYWQTYFAFRAAPLGAVTPATVQALFAGFHPDMVHRALPEAWERATPQRCSAARLDLVTGLLRGIGADEAVCARAVELLAPVQRAADPTGRALFAANAALPLPADPVAGLWQLATSLREHRGDGHVAALLTHGLTGRQALVAQVAAGKAPESVMRPARGVSEAEWAEAFDELRARGVVDGEPITPTLTSSGAELLARVEADTDEAAWTGALAVLSSDAMAELTASLEPLVRTVQRAVVPPLNPVGMGQR, from the coding sequence ATGGCAATTCATCCGGCCCGGCAAATCTGGGCCACACTCGAACCGCTACACGATGTCGTCTATTTCGGAACCGGCGTCAAGGAGGCGGGCGTCGGTATCGGGCTGCGTGGCTACTGGCAGACGTACTTCGCGTTTCGCGCCGCTCCGCTCGGGGCGGTGACGCCGGCGACGGTGCAGGCGCTCTTCGCCGGATTCCATCCCGACATGGTGCATCGGGCGCTGCCGGAGGCATGGGAGCGGGCCACGCCGCAGCGCTGCTCGGCGGCCAGGCTCGACCTGGTCACCGGCCTGCTGCGCGGTATCGGCGCGGATGAGGCGGTGTGCGCTCGCGCGGTCGAATTGCTCGCCCCGGTGCAGCGCGCGGCCGACCCGACCGGCCGGGCCCTGTTCGCCGCGAACGCGGCCTTGCCGCTGCCCGCCGACCCGGTGGCCGGTCTCTGGCAGCTGGCCACGTCGCTGCGTGAGCATCGCGGTGACGGTCATGTCGCCGCGTTGCTCACCCACGGCCTGACCGGACGCCAGGCACTGGTCGCGCAAGTCGCGGCGGGCAAGGCGCCGGAATCGGTGATGCGGCCCGCGCGCGGGGTGTCGGAAGCGGAATGGGCGGAGGCCTTCGACGAGTTGCGGGCCAGGGGAGTGGTGGACGGAGAACCGATCACCCCGACGCTCACCAGCAGCGGAGCCGAACTGCTGGCCCGAGTGGAGGCCGACACCGACGAGGCCGCGTGGACGGGAGCCCTCGCCGTGCTGTCGTCCGACGCGATGGCCGAGTTGACCGCGTCGCTCGAGCCGCTGGTACGTACCGTGCAGAGAGCGGTGGTTCCGCCGCTCAACCCGGTCGGCATGGGGCAGCGGTAG